The following proteins are encoded in a genomic region of Nicotiana sylvestris chromosome 4, ASM39365v2, whole genome shotgun sequence:
- the LOC104233549 gene encoding protein PELPK2 — protein MAISNNCSIIFLMIIALLSLSSITTTHAARGLLQLPNLPTIPSLSQPTMPKLPTIPNLPPLPTLPTAMPLPSLPTLPTVPKMILPPMPANVPLPNMPLLPTIPTFSPPPSN, from the coding sequence ATGGCTATTTCCAACAATTGCTCAATCATTTTCTTGATGATCATAGCATTATTGTCCTTATCAAGCATCACTACAACACATGCTGCTCGCGGCCTACTTCAACTTCCGAACTTGCCTACAATCCCATCATTGTCTCAGCCAACAATGCCGAAATTGCCCACTATTCCAAACTTGCCACCATTGCCAACTCTTCCAACGGCTATGCCATTACCATCTTTGCCTACGTTACCCACTGTTCCAAAGATGATACTGCCACCAATGCCTGCCAATGTTCCTCTTCCCAACATGCCCTTACTTCCTACCATTCCTACATTTTCACCCCCTCCATCCAACTAA